From one Cardiobacteriaceae bacterium TAE3-ERU3 genomic stretch:
- a CDS encoding FtsX-like permease family protein has product MTPNHLLLQRAWWRQWLYPLLFLCGLWLSLSTYLTLDAIQQSVQRYVDSNQKTLVGGDLILTSRQPWPPALLEQLAAQDPERIVYEHQFNAMLHNDTESLLARIKAVTPSYPLYGEVELASGKPLWQQLTPDHIIVETQVLRGLGLQVGDQIDLGDATFTIADELTVEPDRPLTAFGFGARVLMRDGDLDKTNLVGQRSRINYRIELAANTEQAAALTEQLKPISDSDPAVDLSDAASADTSFTRISGNVLTFLKLLVVAVLILSGVGLLSVVKTFIQRQQRSNAIRRALGEPLRSIKRSYYALFTGMALLAAGGATAISAVMLNASRSQLDAILPADLALHLNLLSIGKITVLAIVITLLITWQSLRLIAYSKPALLMQPNAPTAPQQRTPWLWYASIVIALFLLLSFELSSFARGGQITLGLLTIAAVFRLIAQGWLILLKRIGKRTRIDWLTRLAITNIARKNNQSTLFFTTLAAAISVLSSVAILNHSIDRQLISNYPEDAPNLFLLDVQHDQHDTLNELIAAPVTYYPVVRARIENVNGISPRDIDGGTSITPTRVFNLSYAESVMDSEFIQSAIRNGALYSATDDADIVPISILDTAADGLGVGLGDHIDFDVQGITIRGQITSIRERYERGPTPFFYFLFPTEVLQNAPQIQFATAKVDAAQIVDLQTAIANTYSGITTINGAAIAQRLQSYVAQLTKLVSIFTVLALLAGLMVLITSLLSTAQDRLRDSAWFRLLGMKRADLYRINIVEICLLGYSAAALGIILAAAAAWYIIDHWFSLRFSIPWLDVILGFVTLSAILITIAIVYTRFIITKRVMAKIREMV; this is encoded by the coding sequence ATGACCCCCAATCACCTGCTTTTACAACGCGCGTGGTGGCGGCAATGGCTCTATCCGCTGCTGTTTTTGTGTGGCCTGTGGCTGTCGCTCTCGACCTACCTCACCCTCGACGCCATCCAGCAATCGGTACAGCGCTACGTCGACAGTAACCAAAAAACGTTGGTCGGCGGCGACCTGATTCTCACCAGCCGCCAACCGTGGCCGCCAGCCCTGCTCGAACAACTCGCCGCGCAAGACCCCGAACGCATCGTCTATGAACACCAGTTCAACGCCATGCTGCATAACGATACCGAATCTCTGCTCGCACGCATCAAAGCCGTCACGCCGTCTTATCCGCTCTACGGCGAAGTCGAGCTCGCTTCCGGCAAACCGCTGTGGCAACAACTCACCCCCGACCACATCATCGTCGAAACCCAAGTCCTGCGTGGCTTGGGCTTGCAAGTCGGCGACCAAATTGACCTCGGCGACGCGACCTTCACCATCGCCGACGAACTCACCGTCGAACCCGACCGCCCTTTAACCGCATTTGGCTTTGGCGCACGCGTACTGATGCGCGATGGCGACCTCGATAAAACCAACCTCGTCGGGCAACGCAGCCGCATCAATTACCGCATCGAACTCGCCGCCAATACCGAACAAGCCGCTGCACTCACCGAACAACTCAAGCCCATCAGCGACAGCGACCCCGCCGTTGACCTCAGCGATGCCGCCAGCGCCGACACCAGTTTCACGCGCATATCGGGCAACGTGCTGACCTTCCTCAAATTGCTCGTCGTCGCGGTATTAATCCTTTCTGGCGTCGGATTGCTCAGCGTGGTCAAAACCTTTATCCAGCGCCAACAGCGCAGTAACGCCATCCGCCGCGCCCTCGGCGAGCCTTTGCGCAGCATCAAGCGCAGCTACTACGCCCTGTTCACCGGCATGGCACTGCTCGCCGCTGGCGGTGCCACCGCAATCAGCGCAGTCATGCTCAATGCCAGCCGCAGCCAGCTCGACGCCATTCTGCCCGCCGACCTTGCCCTGCACCTCAACCTGCTCAGCATCGGTAAAATCACCGTACTGGCGATTGTCATTACTTTACTCATCACATGGCAAAGCCTGCGCCTGATTGCCTACAGCAAACCGGCGCTACTGATGCAGCCCAATGCACCCACCGCCCCGCAACAGCGCACCCCATGGCTGTGGTACGCGAGCATTGTCATTGCCCTGTTTTTGCTGCTCAGCTTTGAGCTGTCCAGCTTCGCCCGTGGCGGACAAATCACCCTCGGCCTGCTCACCATCGCTGCCGTATTCCGCCTGATTGCGCAAGGTTGGCTCATCCTGCTCAAGCGCATTGGCAAACGCACCCGCATCGACTGGCTGACTCGCCTCGCGATCACCAACATCGCGCGCAAGAACAACCAATCGACCCTGTTCTTCACCACGTTGGCGGCGGCAATCAGCGTGCTGAGCAGCGTTGCTATTCTGAACCATAGCATCGACCGTCAATTAATCAGCAATTACCCCGAAGACGCGCCCAACCTGTTCCTGCTCGACGTGCAGCACGACCAACACGACACCCTAAACGAACTCATCGCCGCACCGGTGACTTATTACCCCGTCGTCCGTGCGCGTATCGAAAACGTTAACGGCATCTCGCCACGCGACATCGACGGCGGCACCAGCATCACCCCGACGCGCGTGTTTAACCTCAGCTATGCCGAAAGCGTCATGGACAGCGAATTCATCCAAAGTGCGATCCGCAATGGCGCGCTTTATAGCGCCACAGACGACGCCGACATTGTGCCCATATCTATCCTCGATACTGCCGCCGACGGGCTTGGCGTTGGACTCGGTGACCACATCGACTTCGATGTGCAAGGCATCACCATCCGTGGGCAAATCACCAGCATCCGTGAACGCTACGAACGCGGGCCGACGCCGTTTTTCTACTTCTTGTTCCCGACCGAAGTATTGCAAAACGCGCCGCAAATCCAGTTTGCCACCGCCAAAGTTGACGCCGCACAAATTGTGGATTTGCAAACCGCGATTGCCAACACCTACAGCGGCATCACCACCATTAACGGCGCAGCGATTGCCCAGCGCCTGCAAAGCTACGTCGCGCAGCTGACCAAGTTGGTCAGTATCTTCACCGTACTTGCCTTACTCGCCGGACTGATGGTGCTGATTACCTCGCTGCTCTCGACCGCGCAAGACCGCCTACGCGACAGTGCATGGTTCCGCCTGCTCGGCATGAAACGCGCCGACCTCTACCGCATCAACATCGTCGAAATCTGCCTGCTCGGCTATAGCGCCGCCGCACTCGGCATCATCCTCGCCGCTGCCGCAGCGTGGTACATCATCGACCACTGGTTCAGCCTGCGCTTTAGCATCCCGTGGCTGGACGTCATCCTCGGCTTTGTCACGCTCAGCGCCATTCTCATTACTATTGCCATCGTCTATACCCGCTTTATCATAACCAAACGGGTGATGGCGAAAATCCGCGAGATGGTGTAA